In Synechococcus sp. CC9616, the following are encoded in one genomic region:
- a CDS encoding ABC transporter substrate-binding protein, whose translation MSGVTPLSRRRLLLQFGGAAGLALLAGCRQGAKPPKLLAAAETLPSRWRKALPSPWQFLPLKPEDSLTLEGKAERESVDLIALTDGWLTSFPQDLLQPVQTAPLHSQLDQTAAQFLQLQGATRAAQLLPVAVSPWVMVFRGGDRWRSTSVDGWEVLLDSALTGQVVLPQSPRLVIELADRMTATDALERLRRQVLTYDDRQGINWLLKDKARVLVTPLQRCMTLLRRDPRLSAILPNSGAPLHWTLLVRPADTREPLPQAWVETAWSLPMLSRLVASGWRPPLRSLDLPQLRAGLPSRWRDLLLPPLDVWSSCWSLSPLTQQQRDSLSQRWRASAP comes from the coding sequence ATGAGCGGAGTCACGCCACTCAGCCGCCGTCGCCTGTTGCTGCAGTTCGGAGGAGCGGCAGGTCTGGCTTTGCTGGCTGGCTGCCGCCAGGGAGCAAAGCCTCCGAAGCTGCTGGCCGCGGCGGAAACACTGCCTAGCCGCTGGCGCAAAGCACTGCCGTCACCCTGGCAGTTCCTGCCGCTGAAACCGGAGGACTCGCTCACGCTTGAGGGCAAGGCTGAGCGGGAGTCCGTGGATCTGATCGCTCTGACTGATGGATGGCTGACCAGCTTTCCGCAAGATCTGTTGCAGCCGGTTCAGACGGCACCTCTGCACTCGCAGCTGGATCAGACCGCCGCTCAGTTCCTGCAGCTGCAGGGCGCCACCAGGGCAGCGCAACTGCTGCCCGTTGCCGTCAGTCCATGGGTGATGGTGTTCCGAGGAGGTGATCGCTGGAGATCCACCTCTGTCGATGGCTGGGAGGTGTTGCTCGACTCCGCTCTGACTGGCCAGGTGGTGTTGCCGCAGAGTCCGCGACTGGTGATCGAGCTTGCTGATCGCATGACTGCAACGGATGCGTTGGAGCGGTTGCGGCGGCAAGTTCTCACCTATGACGATCGTCAAGGCATCAACTGGCTGCTTAAAGACAAGGCCCGCGTGCTGGTGACCCCGCTCCAGCGCTGCATGACATTGCTGCGTCGAGATCCGCGTTTAAGCGCCATTCTTCCCAACAGTGGTGCTCCTCTGCACTGGACGCTGCTGGTTCGTCCCGCCGACACACGTGAGCCGCTGCCCCAGGCCTGGGTGGAGACAGCCTGGAGCCTCCCGATGCTGAGTCGGCTTGTGGCCTCCGGATGGCGTCCGCCACTGAGGTCATTGGATCTTCCTCAGCTGCGCGCAGGGCTGCCGTCCCGCTGGCGGGACCTGCTGCTCCCGCCGTTGGATGTCTGGTCTAGCTGCTGGTCTCTGTCTCCGTTGACCCAGCAGCAGCGCGACTCTCTCAGCCAGCGTTGGCGCGCTTCAGCCCCATAA
- a CDS encoding aldo/keto reductase: MRALASPDQMISVLRAALDAGINHLETAPAYGPAEHFLGQALQRLENEGKQSAEGWVITSKLLPGISLDEGKRQLKAILQRLGRSKLDNLAVHGLNRPAHLKWALHGEGAALLEWSMQCGLVEQIGFSSHGSEELIGDAIASERFSFCCLHLHLLDPQRLPLAHEALERGMGVLAISPADKGGRLQAPSPTLVEDCTPIQPLQLAYRYLLAEGISTLSVGASDPADLALASQLRDAGGPLGPAEENTLNQLMEQRSARLGEDQCHQCRECLPCPQQVPIPDLLRLRNLAVGHDLIGFCQERYNLIGRAGHWWEEIDADACRHCGDCLPRCPHQLAIPELLRDTHRRLKATPRRRLWG; this comes from the coding sequence ATGCGCGCCCTCGCCTCGCCGGACCAGATGATCTCGGTCCTCAGAGCTGCTCTTGATGCCGGCATCAACCACCTTGAAACTGCGCCGGCCTACGGCCCGGCGGAACATTTTTTGGGGCAAGCACTGCAGCGGCTTGAAAACGAGGGCAAGCAATCCGCAGAAGGCTGGGTCATCACCAGCAAACTGCTGCCTGGAATCTCTCTGGACGAGGGGAAACGTCAACTGAAGGCGATCCTTCAGCGGCTGGGGCGCAGCAAGCTCGACAACCTGGCCGTGCACGGTCTCAACCGGCCCGCGCACCTCAAATGGGCACTGCATGGAGAGGGTGCGGCACTTCTGGAGTGGTCCATGCAGTGCGGGCTCGTGGAGCAGATTGGCTTCAGCAGTCACGGCAGCGAGGAGCTGATTGGCGACGCCATCGCCTCAGAACGCTTCAGTTTCTGCTGCCTGCATCTGCATCTTCTTGACCCCCAGCGCCTGCCTCTGGCCCATGAAGCCCTTGAGCGGGGAATGGGGGTTCTGGCGATATCACCGGCCGACAAAGGAGGACGGCTACAGGCCCCAAGCCCGACTCTTGTGGAGGACTGCACACCCATCCAACCCCTGCAGCTCGCCTATCGCTATCTGTTGGCCGAAGGCATCAGCACCCTGTCCGTCGGCGCAAGCGATCCCGCTGATCTCGCCCTGGCCAGTCAGCTCAGAGACGCCGGTGGACCGCTCGGGCCCGCGGAGGAGAACACGCTCAACCAACTGATGGAGCAGCGTTCTGCGCGGCTGGGGGAGGACCAGTGTCACCAGTGCCGGGAGTGCCTTCCATGTCCGCAGCAGGTGCCCATCCCAGATCTCCTGCGCCTCCGCAATCTTGCCGTTGGCCACGACCTGATTGGCTTTTGCCAGGAGAGATACAACCTGATTGGACGGGCGGGGCACTGGTGGGAGGAGATCGACGCCGACGCCTGTCGCCATTGCGGCGACTGCCTGCCGCGGTGCCCCCATCAACTGGCCATTCCGGAGCTCCTGCGCGACACCCACCGGCGCTTGAAAGCAACGCCTCGCCGCCGTTTATGGGGCTGA
- a CDS encoding bifunctional nuclease family protein — translation MVEMSVAGIALDAASRTPIVLLRDPSGRRQVPIWIDQAQAHNIMAGLQGTESPRPLSHDLMAALLEAGGLELRRVIVHAIEDSTFHALLKLQEITEERETDGDEPGSEADQELIEVDARPSDAIALAVRTGSSIWMLEEVVAEASIPVDAEADAEDQSAFSRFVDDLSPAALVRHLRHQGTHEPGAKEANDDEPSTDDP, via the coding sequence ATGGTTGAAATGAGCGTGGCTGGAATTGCCCTTGATGCCGCAAGTCGCACACCGATCGTGCTGCTGCGCGATCCCTCAGGGCGGCGCCAAGTGCCGATCTGGATCGATCAGGCCCAAGCACACAACATCATGGCTGGGCTGCAGGGCACGGAATCCCCCAGACCGCTCAGCCATGACTTGATGGCCGCGCTGTTGGAAGCCGGAGGACTGGAACTGCGACGCGTGATCGTCCATGCCATCGAGGACAGCACTTTTCATGCCTTGTTGAAGCTTCAGGAGATCACAGAGGAAAGGGAGACGGACGGAGATGAGCCGGGCTCAGAGGCAGACCAGGAGCTGATCGAAGTCGATGCCCGGCCGAGTGATGCCATCGCCCTTGCCGTTCGCACCGGCAGCAGTATCTGGATGCTGGAGGAGGTGGTGGCAGAGGCCTCGATTCCCGTTGACGCCGAGGCGGATGCGGAAGACCAAAGCGCCTTCAGCCGGTTCGTCGACGACCTCAGTCCTGCAGCGCTGGTTCGCCACCTCCGTCACCAAGGAACCCACGAACCCGGTGCAAAAGAAGCCAACGACGATGAGCCCTCTACGGACGACCCGTGA
- a CDS encoding riboflavin synthase has translation MFTGLVQAIGRLQRRSGGLVIEGCAPFAPLALGDSVAVDGVCLTVAELCGDGFRADVSEETLQRTTLGAKAERGGAVNLEPALRLSDRLGGHLVSGHVDACAKVMAIDSLPQSWELELRWDDPGFGRYICDKASIAVDGISLTVARCTADGARFTLAVIPHTWSITTLSHRVVGDRVNLEADQLARYAERLIQTGAEHQPASESTSMDTPMSTDWLSSHGWQ, from the coding sequence ATGTTCACGGGATTGGTTCAGGCCATCGGTCGACTGCAGCGGCGGTCTGGTGGCCTGGTGATCGAGGGATGCGCACCCTTTGCTCCGCTGGCACTCGGCGACAGCGTTGCCGTCGATGGGGTCTGCCTCACCGTGGCGGAACTCTGCGGAGACGGATTTCGCGCCGATGTCAGCGAGGAAACCCTTCAACGAACCACCCTGGGAGCCAAGGCAGAGCGAGGTGGGGCCGTCAACCTCGAGCCCGCTCTGCGCCTCAGCGATCGCCTTGGTGGCCATCTCGTCAGCGGTCATGTTGATGCCTGCGCCAAGGTGATGGCGATCGACTCCCTGCCCCAGTCATGGGAGCTGGAACTGCGCTGGGACGACCCCGGTTTCGGTCGCTACATCTGCGACAAGGCCAGCATCGCCGTTGATGGGATCAGTCTCACGGTGGCCCGCTGCACCGCCGATGGCGCTCGTTTCACCTTGGCGGTCATTCCTCACACCTGGAGCATCACCACGCTCAGCCATCGCGTTGTTGGAGATCGCGTCAACCTTGAGGCCGATCAGTTGGCCCGCTATGCCGAACGCTTGATCCAAACCGGCGCAGAGCATCAGCCCGCAAGTGAATCAACATCGATGGATACACCGATGTCAACAGATTGGTTGAGTTCACACGGTTGGCAGTGA
- a CDS encoding AbrB family transcriptional regulator, whose product MLIGKDLLDKARSLSNRPEDEIARGCGYVGPSGRVLRKSFYRALVEAKGYKVPSSNGGSNGTRGRQAEFRTRVHGNGNLLIGHAYTRRLGLEPGQEFKIELHRDSGSIWLLPMEQDAAEPSSQKDDSLVEADG is encoded by the coding sequence ATGCTGATCGGCAAGGATTTACTCGACAAAGCCAGATCTCTGAGCAACAGGCCAGAGGATGAAATTGCCCGTGGATGTGGCTACGTCGGCCCCAGTGGACGGGTGCTGCGTAAAAGTTTCTATCGAGCCCTTGTTGAAGCGAAGGGGTACAAAGTTCCCTCCAGCAATGGCGGCAGCAACGGAACGAGAGGGCGTCAGGCCGAGTTCCGCACCCGTGTGCATGGGAACGGCAACCTGCTCATCGGACACGCCTACACCCGTCGTCTCGGGCTGGAACCGGGGCAGGAATTCAAGATCGAACTGCATCGGGATTCCGGCTCGATCTGGTTGCTCCCCATGGAGCAGGACGCAGCCGAGCCCAGCAGCCAGAAGGATGATTCACTCGTGGAAGCAGACGGATAA
- a CDS encoding cytochrome c oxidase subunit 3: MTSTLSVNHEGESQGDGQIDHDQHGHEEHADHRMFGLATFLIADGMTFAGFFAAYLTFKAVNPLPAGAIYELELPLPILNTILLLVSSATFHRAGKALHLGNHPLCRRWLLISAGLGIAFLVSQMVEYFTLPFGLTDNLYASTFFAATGFHGLHVTLGALMILIVWWQARSDGGRVNQNNAFPLEAAELYWHFVDGIWVILFVILYLL; the protein is encoded by the coding sequence ATGACCAGCACCCTTTCCGTCAACCACGAAGGCGAATCCCAAGGGGATGGCCAGATCGACCATGACCAGCACGGCCATGAGGAGCACGCCGACCACCGCATGTTCGGGTTGGCAACCTTTCTGATCGCCGACGGCATGACCTTTGCCGGGTTCTTCGCTGCCTACCTCACCTTCAAAGCGGTCAATCCCCTGCCTGCCGGAGCCATCTACGAGCTGGAACTGCCGCTGCCCATCCTTAACACCATTCTGCTGCTGGTCAGCAGCGCCACCTTCCATCGGGCCGGCAAAGCCCTGCATCTCGGCAACCACCCGCTTTGCCGCAGATGGCTGCTGATCTCAGCAGGCCTTGGCATTGCCTTTCTGGTGAGCCAGATGGTCGAGTACTTCACCCTTCCTTTCGGTCTCACCGACAATCTGTACGCAAGCACCTTCTTTGCAGCCACAGGGTTTCACGGTCTTCATGTCACCCTCGGAGCACTGATGATCCTGATCGTCTGGTGGCAAGCCAGATCAGATGGAGGACGCGTTAATCAGAACAATGCATTCCCCCTTGAAGCAGCAGAGCTTTACTGGCACTTCGTCGATGGCATCTGGGTGATCCTGTTTGTGATCCTTTATCTGCTCTGA
- the ctaD gene encoding cytochrome c oxidase subunit I, with protein sequence MTVTLLPDTGTERPRRLQPTGWLRYFSFSVDHKVIGLQYLVCGFLFYLIGGALAGAIRTELASPVADFMARDVYNQVLTLHGTVMIFLWIVPVVNGAFGNYLIPFYVGARDMAFPRLNAVAFWLIPPAGLLLISSYFITGAAQSGWTAYPPLSITTPATGQVLWILSVLLLGGSSIFGGINFIATILKLRRPGLKLMQLPMYCWAMLGTSILVVLSTPVLAGTLVLLSFDIVAHTGFFNPTLGGNVVVYQHLFWFYSHPAVYIMVLPAFGLVSEILPIHARKPLFGYTTMVYSIMAIVVLGLIVWAHHMFTSGTPPWMRLFFTIATAFIAVPTGIKFFNWLATLWGGRISLNSAVLFSCGFIVNFVLGGITGVALAQVPFDIHVHDTYFVVAHFHYIVFGGSVFVIFASIYHWYPKFTGRMLNEDLGRLHFALTFIGFNLCFGPQHWLGLNGMPRRVAEYDPQFTLINQISSVGALLMAISTLPFLWNVVHSAFKGQPAGDNPWNALTPEWLTSSPPPVENWIGEAPLVEEPYGYGVSPDQFDLASTSGSDLWSSGK encoded by the coding sequence ATGACTGTCACTCTCCTTCCAGACACAGGAACCGAACGTCCTCGGAGACTTCAGCCAACGGGTTGGCTGAGGTATTTCAGCTTCAGCGTCGATCACAAAGTGATTGGCCTGCAGTATCTGGTCTGTGGCTTTCTCTTTTATTTGATCGGCGGAGCCTTGGCAGGTGCAATCCGAACGGAGCTAGCCAGCCCTGTCGCGGACTTCATGGCGCGTGATGTTTACAACCAGGTGCTCACCCTGCATGGCACGGTGATGATTTTTCTCTGGATCGTTCCTGTTGTGAACGGCGCTTTCGGGAATTACCTGATTCCCTTCTATGTGGGAGCCAGGGACATGGCATTCCCTCGGTTGAACGCGGTTGCATTTTGGTTGATTCCTCCGGCAGGACTGTTGTTGATCAGCAGTTATTTCATTACTGGAGCTGCTCAATCAGGCTGGACGGCCTATCCCCCATTGAGCATCACAACGCCAGCGACAGGGCAGGTTCTCTGGATTCTGAGTGTTTTGCTTCTGGGTGGAAGTTCCATCTTCGGCGGCATCAATTTCATCGCAACGATCCTGAAACTGCGACGTCCAGGTTTAAAGCTGATGCAACTGCCGATGTATTGCTGGGCCATGCTTGGCACCAGCATTTTGGTGGTGCTGTCGACGCCGGTTCTGGCTGGCACACTCGTTCTGCTCAGCTTCGACATCGTTGCGCACACAGGCTTTTTCAATCCCACTCTCGGCGGCAATGTCGTTGTTTATCAGCATCTGTTCTGGTTCTATTCGCACCCAGCCGTTTACATCATGGTTCTGCCGGCTTTCGGGCTGGTCAGTGAAATCCTGCCCATTCACGCCAGGAAGCCTTTGTTCGGTTACACCACCATGGTTTATTCGATCATGGCGATTGTTGTTCTGGGCCTGATCGTCTGGGCACACCACATGTTCACCAGTGGTACGCCTCCCTGGATGCGCCTGTTCTTCACGATTGCCACAGCATTTATCGCCGTTCCAACCGGCATCAAATTCTTCAACTGGCTGGCAACACTCTGGGGAGGTCGAATCAGCCTCAACAGTGCCGTGCTGTTCTCATGCGGATTCATCGTGAACTTCGTCCTCGGCGGGATCACCGGAGTTGCTCTTGCTCAGGTGCCATTCGACATTCATGTTCACGACACCTACTTCGTGGTTGCCCACTTTCACTACATCGTCTTCGGCGGTTCGGTGTTCGTGATCTTCGCCTCGATCTACCACTGGTATCCGAAGTTCACAGGGCGGATGCTCAATGAGGATCTTGGACGTCTTCATTTCGCACTCACATTCATTGGCTTCAACCTCTGCTTCGGCCCCCAGCACTGGCTGGGCCTGAACGGAATGCCGAGGCGGGTTGCGGAATACGACCCCCAGTTCACCTTGATCAACCAGATCAGTTCCGTGGGTGCCCTGCTGATGGCCATCAGCACTCTCCCCTTTCTCTGGAACGTGGTGCACAGTGCTTTCAAGGGTCAGCCAGCCGGAGACAACCCATGGAATGCCCTGACTCCTGAGTGGCTGACCAGCTCCCCACCCCCGGTGGAGAACTGGATCGGCGAAGCACCGTTGGTTGAGGAGCCCTATGGCTATGGCGTCTCCCCTGATCAGTTCGACCTCGCATCCACCAGCGGCAGTGACCTTTGGAGCAGTGGCAAATGA
- a CDS encoding cytochrome c oxidase subunit II, translating to MQIPSAIITLVIGMVLVLGGMWIGQNINLLPIDASVNAPIYDELFQVLFTIGTILFIGIIGLLVFSLVRFRRRPGQLGDGIAIEGNLPLEIFWTAVPAVVVLFVGLYSYDIYDRMGGMVPLAHDHSAGMAEQRIWGGISSGTVESGIVDALPIDVTAMQFAFLFHYPDGDITAGELHVPAGRPVTLRLEAKDVIHAFWVPEFRLKQDVIPGQPTQLSFTPTRPGRYPIVCAELCGPYHGGMRSTVVVDEPEAWDTWFSGNAKPDPTSETASTNT from the coding sequence ATGCAGATCCCTTCAGCAATCATCACTCTTGTGATTGGGATGGTCCTTGTCCTGGGAGGGATGTGGATTGGCCAGAACATCAATCTTTTGCCGATTGATGCCAGCGTGAATGCGCCGATCTACGACGAACTTTTTCAGGTTTTGTTCACGATTGGAACCATTCTTTTTATCGGCATCATCGGATTGCTGGTTTTCAGCCTGGTGCGCTTCAGACGGCGACCAGGCCAGCTCGGTGATGGCATCGCCATAGAAGGCAATCTCCCCCTGGAGATTTTTTGGACAGCGGTTCCAGCTGTTGTTGTGCTCTTTGTGGGCCTCTACAGCTACGACATCTACGACCGAATGGGCGGCATGGTTCCCCTCGCCCATGACCATTCCGCGGGGATGGCCGAGCAGAGGATTTGGGGAGGAATCAGTTCCGGGACGGTCGAATCCGGAATTGTTGATGCCCTGCCCATCGACGTCACGGCGATGCAGTTCGCATTCCTGTTCCACTACCCCGACGGTGACATCACAGCCGGAGAGCTGCACGTGCCTGCTGGTCGCCCGGTCACGCTGCGACTGGAAGCCAAGGATGTGATCCATGCATTCTGGGTTCCGGAATTTCGTCTGAAGCAGGACGTCATTCCCGGTCAGCCAACGCAACTGAGTTTCACGCCAACCCGACCAGGTCGTTACCCGATCGTCTGCGCTGAGCTCTGCGGTCCTTATCACGGCGGCATGAGATCCACCGTGGTTGTCGATGAACCAGAAGCCTGGGACACCTGGTTCAGCGGTAACGCCAAACCAGATCCGACCAGCGAAACAGCTTCAACCAACACCTGA
- a CDS encoding heme A synthase — MTVSSTSPLRRRLALLAAHLVVALIALVVIGGATRVMEAGLACPDWPLCYGTLLPGRQMNIQVFLEWFHRLDAFVVGVALLVMAVASFVWRRLLPGWLPWLCTVLVFLVALQGGLGALTVLQLLPSGIVTAHLALALTLVVLMSGLTQRLLQPSADASPLWWRLLSGFALLGVVSQSLLGARMATSWAAQSCLLGGENCRWLLLHRSMATPVASVVLLFVVTALIAGGWSRRQWPFLLGLCVLVGAQVALGVLTLRLGLSQPGVTVAHQLVAALLVALLAALVARRPETSPTPLPVVLDDTSMEPCHG; from the coding sequence ATGACTGTTTCATCCACGTCTCCTCTTCGGCGGCGTCTTGCTCTTCTTGCCGCTCATCTCGTCGTTGCCCTGATTGCCCTTGTGGTGATTGGGGGTGCCACCCGCGTCATGGAAGCAGGTCTGGCTTGTCCGGACTGGCCACTTTGTTACGGCACCCTGTTGCCGGGACGGCAGATGAACATCCAGGTGTTTCTGGAGTGGTTCCATCGGCTGGATGCCTTCGTGGTCGGTGTCGCCTTGCTCGTCATGGCTGTTGCATCGTTTGTCTGGAGGCGTCTTCTGCCTGGATGGCTCCCATGGCTCTGCACCGTTCTGGTGTTTCTCGTGGCATTGCAGGGAGGTCTTGGGGCCCTCACCGTCCTGCAGTTGTTGCCATCCGGCATCGTGACGGCTCATCTGGCCTTGGCTCTCACCCTTGTGGTGCTGATGAGCGGATTGACTCAGCGTTTGCTTCAACCTTCCGCTGATGCATCTCCTCTCTGGTGGCGACTGTTGTCCGGCTTTGCCCTGCTTGGTGTCGTCAGTCAGAGCCTGCTGGGTGCGCGGATGGCGACCTCCTGGGCGGCTCAGAGTTGTCTTCTCGGCGGTGAAAACTGTCGCTGGTTGCTCTTGCATCGCTCGATGGCGACTCCTGTCGCTTCAGTGGTGCTGTTGTTCGTTGTTACGGCACTGATCGCTGGGGGCTGGAGTCGCCGTCAGTGGCCATTTCTGCTGGGCCTCTGCGTCCTTGTCGGTGCCCAGGTGGCGTTGGGTGTGTTGACCCTGCGCCTGGGTCTGTCTCAACCCGGCGTCACCGTCGCCCATCAGCTGGTTGCCGCTCTTCTGGTGGCCCTGCTCGCTGCCCTTGTGGCCAGGCGTCCAGAGACGTCTCCTACCCCTCTCCCCGTCGTCCTCGACGACACCTCCATGGAGCCTTGTCATGGCTAG
- a CDS encoding heme o synthase encodes MASSVSASVAPTREEVVPSRKRVKLPPWLEVAKPRLIPLLLATTLGGMALTEGWPLSSPRLVCTLGGGALASAAAGVLNCLWEQDLDARMARTSGRALPSGRLSPTSAFIGAIACTLTAAMLLVSGVNCLAAGLSLLGLCSYVLLYTALLKPRTPQNIVIGGVAGAIPPLVGAAAATGHIGLGGWWLFALVMVWTPAHFWALALLLREDYRSVGIPMLPVVKGPVVTARAIHRYGWATVCLSTFGIWALPTGGIFYGLMLLPFNGRLLQMVNRLGSDPDSLPGAKGLFRWSILYLFGICLLLVLSRTSQASLFDEQVWSLLTQLQTS; translated from the coding sequence ATGGCTAGTTCGGTCTCTGCTTCTGTCGCGCCCACCCGTGAAGAGGTCGTCCCATCACGCAAAAGGGTCAAGCTGCCCCCCTGGCTTGAGGTCGCCAAACCCCGCCTGATTCCCCTGTTGCTTGCTACAACACTCGGAGGAATGGCGCTGACTGAGGGATGGCCCCTGTCCTCACCTCGACTCGTCTGCACTCTCGGCGGTGGTGCGCTGGCTTCGGCTGCTGCCGGTGTTCTCAATTGCTTGTGGGAGCAGGATCTTGATGCCCGCATGGCGAGGACAAGCGGTCGGGCTCTGCCCTCGGGTCGGCTCTCTCCGACCAGTGCCTTTATCGGTGCGATCGCCTGCACCCTGACGGCGGCAATGCTGCTGGTGAGTGGGGTGAACTGCCTTGCGGCCGGACTCTCCCTGCTTGGACTCTGCAGCTACGTCCTTCTCTACACAGCACTGCTCAAGCCCCGCACACCCCAGAACATTGTGATTGGCGGTGTGGCAGGAGCCATTCCCCCCCTGGTCGGTGCTGCTGCTGCCACGGGGCATATCGGCCTTGGCGGCTGGTGGCTCTTCGCTCTTGTGATGGTCTGGACCCCCGCCCATTTCTGGGCTCTGGCCCTGCTGCTCAGGGAGGACTATCGATCCGTCGGAATCCCGATGCTTCCCGTTGTCAAAGGACCGGTTGTCACGGCACGGGCTATCCATCGCTATGGATGGGCCACGGTCTGTCTCAGCACCTTCGGGATCTGGGCTTTACCCACGGGAGGCATTTTCTACGGCTTGATGCTGCTTCCGTTCAACGGTCGCCTTCTGCAGATGGTGAATCGACTGGGATCAGATCCAGACAGCCTGCCAGGGGCCAAGGGCCTGTTTCGCTGGTCGATTCTCTATTTGTTCGGGATCTGTCTGTTGCTGGTGCTCAGTCGCACCTCCCAGGCCAGCCTCTTCGACGAACAGGTCTGGTCGCTTTTGACTCAGCTGCAGACAAGCTGA
- a CDS encoding ATP-binding cassette domain-containing protein produces MALIELRQIHKSYGAVIALRDLSLNVPEGCLFGLLGPNGAGKTTMLRILATLLAPDSGEVLVAGLDALDQPRAVRQLLGYVAQEVAIDKILTGRELLQLQGDLYHLRAVVRDARIADLVDRLDMGDWIDRRCGTYSGGMRRRLDLAAGLLHRPKLLILDEPTVGLDIESRAAIWELLQRLVSEGTSVLLSSHYLEEVEALADRMAIIDNGSVIAEGAPDELKQQLGGDRVTLRVREFSDLQEASLVRGLLEQVEGVRQVVINRAQGYSLNLVIEDDPVIARLRDRLAHEGLPVFALAQSRPSLDDVYLQATGRTLMDAELATAGQRDVKQERRQSMR; encoded by the coding sequence ATGGCGTTGATTGAACTGCGTCAGATCCACAAGTCCTATGGCGCTGTCATTGCTCTTCGGGATCTGTCTTTAAACGTTCCCGAAGGTTGCCTGTTTGGTCTGCTCGGTCCCAATGGGGCTGGCAAGACCACAATGCTCAGAATTCTGGCCACCCTGCTTGCTCCCGACAGCGGAGAGGTTCTGGTTGCTGGGCTCGATGCTCTTGATCAACCTCGAGCCGTCAGGCAGTTGCTTGGCTATGTGGCGCAGGAAGTGGCGATTGACAAAATCCTTACGGGCCGGGAGCTGCTTCAGCTGCAGGGCGACCTCTACCACCTGAGGGCCGTTGTCCGGGATGCCCGCATTGCGGATCTCGTTGATCGTCTTGATATGGGTGACTGGATCGATCGACGGTGCGGTACGTATTCAGGAGGGATGCGCAGGCGCCTGGATCTGGCAGCCGGACTACTTCATCGGCCCAAACTCCTGATTCTTGACGAGCCCACCGTCGGTCTTGATATCGAAAGCCGGGCTGCCATCTGGGAGCTGCTGCAACGTCTTGTCTCCGAGGGCACCAGTGTGCTTTTGAGCAGTCATTACCTCGAGGAGGTTGAGGCCCTGGCCGATCGCATGGCCATCATCGATAACGGCTCCGTGATTGCCGAAGGTGCGCCCGATGAGCTCAAACAGCAGCTGGGCGGTGACCGTGTCACCTTGCGCGTCAGGGAGTTCAGCGACTTACAAGAGGCTTCTCTGGTACGGGGATTGCTTGAGCAGGTTGAGGGCGTCCGCCAGGTTGTGATCAACCGCGCCCAGGGATACTCCCTCAACCTGGTGATCGAGGACGACCCGGTGATTGCGCGCTTGCGTGATCGTCTGGCCCATGAAGGGCTTCCGGTGTTTGCTCTCGCCCAGAGCCGCCCCAGCCTTGACGATGTTTACCTGCAGGCCACAGGCCGCACCCTGATGGATGCGGAACTTGCGACAGCAGGACAGCGCGACGTCAAGCAGGAACGGCGCCAGTCGATGCGCTGA
- a CDS encoding ABC transporter permease: MNTPSLQAPFVPESPSAFEELSQETLALTRRLFLQLARRPSSLVAGILQPLIWLILFGALFAKAPEGLLPGGMSYGRFLGAGVIVFTAFSGALNAGLPVMFDREFGFLNRLLVAPLRSRSSIVLASVIYITVISLLQSLAIMGTAAILGYGWPGFGGLVLVVFSLLLLVFAVTALSLGLAFALPGHIELIAVIFVANLPLLFASTALAPLSFMPSWLGWLASLNPLTFAIEPIRAAYSGPVDLSSVLLDAPYGQLTGFHCLTILMVLTVGLFLLIRPLLNRKLS, encoded by the coding sequence ATGAACACTCCGAGCCTCCAAGCCCCTTTCGTTCCCGAGTCACCCAGTGCCTTCGAGGAACTCAGTCAGGAAACCCTGGCCCTCACCCGCCGTCTGTTCCTGCAGCTTGCCCGTCGCCCGTCCTCATTGGTGGCTGGAATCCTGCAGCCATTGATCTGGCTGATTCTGTTCGGAGCTCTGTTCGCCAAGGCGCCGGAGGGTTTGTTGCCAGGCGGAATGAGTTACGGCCGTTTTCTGGGAGCTGGAGTGATTGTCTTCACGGCATTCAGCGGAGCTCTCAATGCTGGGCTGCCGGTGATGTTCGACCGTGAGTTTGGTTTTCTCAACCGATTGCTTGTGGCACCTCTTCGGAGCCGCAGCTCGATTGTGCTCGCCTCGGTGATCTACATCACGGTGATCAGCCTGCTGCAAAGTCTGGCGATCATGGGCACAGCGGCGATCCTCGGTTACGGCTGGCCAGGGTTCGGTGGCCTCGTCCTGGTGGTCTTCAGCCTGTTGCTTTTGGTGTTCGCAGTCACCGCACTCAGCCTTGGCCTGGCCTTTGCCTTGCCGGGTCATATCGAGCTCATCGCGGTCATCTTTGTGGCCAACCTGCCGTTGTTATTCGCCAGCACGGCATTGGCACCTCTGTCCTTCATGCCGTCCTGGCTGGGCTGGCTTGCATCACTGAATCCACTTACCTTCGCGATAGAACCCATTCGGGCTGCCTACAGCGGTCCAGTCGATCTTTCCTCAGTACTGCTGGATGCTCCTTACGGACAGCTCACCGGCTTTCACTGTTTGACGATCTTGATGGTGCTCACGGTCGGACTGTTTTTACTGATCCGTCCTCTGCTCAACCGAAAGCTCTCCTGA